Part of the Synergistaceae bacterium genome, GCCTGACGCAAAATATCAAAGCCTTTCGCCTTGTCCATCTTTGAGACTTTCCGCCGCATTTTCTGATGAGCACAGAATATACAAGCATGATTACACACATTAGAAAGCTCCATTAAAAAATTAGTTTTCGGGAATGGAGGCTCTAAAGAATAAAGCTCTTCCCGGTCGGCCTTCTTGAGTCTGACTCGCTCCTGAAGGTCTACATCCTTTCCCATTTTGCCGCACATGGTAAATTAATACCTCCTTTATATTATTCAGGGGCAGGAATAAGCCTAATAATGTCCCTGAACGGCATCAAAAATTTGTCGCATTCCTGCGATCTGTGAGAGCGTAAAATTGTCTCGGCTGCTTGAGTTATTGCCGGAACTGCCGCCCGCATTAAGTGATTCGCATAAATGATTATATTTGCGCCCCGTGCCTTGAATTCTTCTTCTTTGACTGAGTTAAAACTTGTAGGCACTAACACAACGGGGGTAGATTTATCTTTTTCTCTGAATCTATCAAGAAACGCAAAAATTTCCGCCGGGTCCTTGCTGCGTGAGTGTATCATAATTGAGTCTGCTCCGGCCTCTGTGAATGCAAATGCCCGAGTCAATGCGTCATCGAGTCCCCGTTCAAGTATAAGACTCTCGATTCTTGCGCAAATCATAAACTCTTTAGTCTTCTGTGCCTTCTTACCTGCCCGGATCTTAGCTGAAAAATTTTCGATTGAGTCCTGAGTCTGTATTACTTCATTGCCGAATAAACTATTTTTCTTGAGTCCCGTCTTATCTTCTATTATTATCATTGAGACTCCGAGTCTTTCAAGAGTCCTGACTGTATATATAAAATGTTCGGGGCGGCCTCCTGTATCACCGTCAAAAATAATCGGCTTTGTAGTAACTTCTATAATATCTTCAATAGTGCGAAATCTGCTCGTCATGTCAACGAGTTCAATATCGGGCTTGCCTTTTGCTGTGCTGTCACATAGAGAACTCACCCACATAGAGTCAAACTGTCTAGGCTGGCCGTCTTGATAAATAACAGTATTCTCGACAATTAAGC contains:
- the aepX gene encoding phosphoenolpyruvate mutase codes for the protein MESRTVYIGFSTDIIHAGHIAIIKKAKRLGKLIIGILSDEAVASFKRFPLVTYQDRLAMFENISGVYKVVEQKTLSYRENLEIYKPDIFVHGDDWRSGFQKPIRDEVVSILASYGGRLVEFPYSKDDRFREIENRARSDLAMPDIRRGRLRRELAIKNFVTAMEAHDGLTGLIVENTVIYQDGQPRQFDSMWVSSLCDSTAKGKPDIELVDMTSRFRTIEDIIEVTTKPIIFDGDTGGRPEHFIYTVRTLERLGVSMIIIEDKTGLKKNSLFGNEVIQTQDSIENFSAKIRAGKKAQKTKEFMICARIESLILERGLDDALTRAFAFTEAGADSIMIHSRSKDPAEIFAFLDRFREKDKSTPVVLVPTSFNSVKEEEFKARGANIIIYANHLMRAAVPAITQAAETILRSHRSQECDKFLMPFRDIIRLIPAPE